One genomic segment of Balaenoptera musculus isolate JJ_BM4_2016_0621 chromosome 11, mBalMus1.pri.v3, whole genome shotgun sequence includes these proteins:
- the TCTE1 gene encoding dynein regulatory complex subunit 5 has protein sequence MEETQITPSLSVRSWSSISTQDQSSISTQDQSSTAGQASSTGPQPSKPSVIPPPVKSKGPSSGAGVRRMRRIIAEDAEWSVAIVPLLTELCIQHIVKNFQNNPILKQLPQSIRKKVLNHLSPDLPLAVTANLIEDENYWRRCCTQRWPVCHVDEHGGSWKRMFFELHLENLLKHFIPSTTDPEVILNLLPLCRNYVHTIRVDQFLPPVQLPPPLRGGDQSDSGSEGEMEEPATDHYQLGDLVAGLSHLEELDLVYGVKDCGMNFEWNLFLFTYRDCHSLAAAVKACHTLKIFRLTRSKVDDDKARILICSLLDHAALEELDLSHNLIGDRGARAAAKLLGHSRLRVLNLANNQVRAPGAQSLAHALAHNSDLVSLNLRLNCIEDEGGQALAHALQTNKCLTTLHLGGNELSEPTATLLSQVLSINTTLTSINLSCNRIGPDGGKQLLEGMSDNKTLLEFDLRLSDIAQESEYLIGQALCANREAARQRALSPSHFMSPATAKGPENPAG, from the exons ATGGAGGAAACCCAGATAACACCCTCACTATCGGTCCGCAGCTGGTCCTCAATCTCCACCCAGGACCAGTCCTCCATCTCCACCCAGGACCAGTCCTCCACTGCCGGCCAAGCTTCGAGCACAGGCCCACAGCCCTCAAAGCCCTCTGTCATCCCACCCCCAGTGAAGTCCAAGGGCCCAAGTTCCGGGGCTGGGGTACGTCGGATGCGCAGGATCATCGCTGAGGATGCTGAGTGGTCAGTGGCCATTGTGCCCCTCCTCACAGAACTCTGCATTCAGCACATTGTCAAGAACTTCCAGA ACAACCCTATCCTGAAGCAGCTGCCCCAGAGCATCAGGAAGAAGGTCCTGAACCACCTGTCCCCCGACCTGCCGCTGGCTGTGACCGCCAACCTGATAGAGGATGAGAACTACTGGCGCCGCTGCTGCACGCAACGCTGGCCCGTGTGCCACGTGGACGAGCACGGCGGCAGCTGGAAGCGCATGTTCTTCGAGCTGCACCTGGAGAACCTGCTGAAGCACTTCATCCCAAGCACCACGGACCCCGAGGTGATCCTCAACCTGCTGCCGCTCTGCAGGAACTACGTGCACACGATCCGGGTGGATCAGTTCCTTCCGCCCGTGCAGCTCCCGCCCCCACTTCGGGGCGGGGATCAGTCCGACTCCGGCAGCGAAGGAGAGATGGAGGAGCCGGCCACGGACCACTACCAACTGGGCGACCTGGTGGCTGGCCTGAGCCACCTGGAGGAGCTGGACCTGGTGTACGGTGTCAAGGACTGTGGCATGAACTTCGAGTGGAACCTCTTCCTCTTCACCTACCGCGACTGCCACTCCCTGGCGGCCGCAGTCAAGGCATGCCACACCCTCAAG ATCTTCAGGCTGACCCGAAGCAAGGTGGACGACGACAAGGCCCGCATCCTAATCTGCAGCCTCCTGGACCACGCGGCCCTAGAGGAGCTGGACCTGTCACACAACCTCATTGGAGACCGGGGCGCGCGCGCTGCCGCCAAGCTGCTGGGCCACAGCCGCCTGCGCGTGCTCAACCTCGCCAACAACCAGGTGCGCGCGCCCGGCGCCCAGTCGCTGGCTCACGCCCTGGCGCACAACAGCGACCTCGTCTCCCTCAACCTGCGCCTCAACTGCATCGAGGATGAGGGCGGCCAGGCGCTCGCCCACGCCCTGCAGACCAACAAGTGCCTCACCACACTGCACCTCGGGGGCAACGAGCTGTCCGAGCCCACAGCCACACTCCTCTCCCAGGTCCTGTCCATCAACACCACGCTCACTAGCATCAACCTGTCCTGCAACCGCATCGGGCCG GATGGCGGGAAGCAGCTTCTAGAAGGCATGTCAGACAACAAGACCCTCCTGGAGTTTGATTTGCGCCTGTCAGATATCGCCCAGGAGAGCGAGTATCTCATCGGCCAGGCCCTCTGTGCCAACCGCGAAGCAGCCCGCCAGCGGGCCCTGAGTCCCAGCCACTTCATGTCACCAGCCACTGCCAAGGGCCCTGAGAACCCTGCGGGATAA
- the TMEM151B gene encoding transmembrane protein 151B isoform X1 codes for MPICPPCLPCAHLLLFHCHLRVCLWTLFLWVPSYPSVSSLPPGPSPSISGSDPSASALPYIGIPSLFPVLMSHSGLLLCLSLALASHLGLTLLFTFLSVSACHLRCRPLAAIHLCAGPCHSVSLPTHLGPFACPSEQQRPIQPSFTKSLCRESHWKCLLLSLLMYGCLGAVAWCHVTTVTRLTFSSAYQGNSLMYHDSPCSNGYVYIPLAFLLMLYAVYLVECWHCQARHELQHRVDVSSVRERVGRMQQATPCIWWKAISYHYVRRTRQVTRYRNGDAYTTTQVYHERVNTHVAEAEFDYERCGVRDVSKALVGLEGAPATRLRFTKCFSFASVEAENAYLCQRARFFAENEGLDDYMEAREGMHLKNVDFREFMVAFPDPARPPWYACSSAFWAAALLTLSWPLRVLAEYRTAYAHYHVEKLFGMEGPSSAGGSAGGGLSPSDELLPPLTHRLPRVNTVDSTELEWHIRSNQQLVPSYSEAVLMDLAGLGARCAGGAAGGYAPTCRYGGVGGPGAAGLAPYRRSCEHCQRAVSSSSIFSRSALSVCASPRAGPGPGGGAGCGGSRFSLGRLYGSRRSCLWRSRSGSVNEASCPTEQTRLSSQASMGDDEDDEDEEEAGPPPPYHDALYFPVLIVHRQEGCLGHGHRPLHRHGSCVETSL; via the exons ATGCCTATCTGTCCTCCCTGTCTTCCCTGTGCACACCTTCTCCTGTTTCATTGCCATCTCCGTGTCTGTCTTTGGACTCTGTTTCTCTGGGTGCCATCCTATCCATCTGTGTCTTCTCTGCCACCTGGGccttctccctccatctctgGCTCTGATCCCTCTGCCTCTGCACTTCCCTATATTGGCATTCCGTCCCTCTTTCCTGTCCTCATGTCTCACTCTGGGTTACTTCTGTGTTTATCTCTGGCCCTGGCCTCCCATCTTGGTCTGACTCTTCTCTTCACATTCCTGTCTGTCTCTGCCTGTCATCTCCGGTGTCGGCCTCTGGCCGCCATCCATCTCTGTGCTGGGCCTTGCCACTCCGTCTCACTCCCCACTCATCTTGGCCCCTTTGCCTGCCCATCTGAGCAGCAGCGTCCCATCCAGCCCTCTTTCACCAAGTCCCTCTGCCGTGAGTCCCACTGGAAGTGCCTGCTGCTCTCGCTGCTCATGTACGGCTGCCTGGGGGCCGTGGCCTGGTGCCACGTCACCACGGTGACCCGCCTCACCTTCAGCAGCGCCTACCAGGGCAACAGCCTCATGTACCACGACAGCCCCTGCTCCAACGGCTATGTCTACATCCCCCTGGCCTTCCTGCTCATGCTGTACGCTGTCTACCTGGTGGAGTGCTGGCATTGCCAAGCCCGCCACGAGCTGCAGCACCGCGTGGATGTGAGCAGCGTGCGGGAGCGCGTTGGCCGCATGCAGCAGGCCACGCCCTGTATCTGGTGGAAGGCCATCAGCTACCACTATGTCCGCCGCACCCGCCAGGTCACCCGATACCGCAATGGAGACGCCTACACCACCACCCAG GTCTACCATGAGCGCGTCAACACGCACGTGGCCGAGGCCGAGTTCGACTACGAGCGCTGTGGCGTCCGCGACGTGTCCAAGGCGCTGGTGGGGCTGGAGGGCGCGCCGGCCACGCGGCTGCGCTTCACCAAGTGCTTCAGCTTCGCCAGCGTGGAGGCCGAGAACGCGTACCTGTGCCAGCGCGCGCGCTTCTTCGCCGAGAACGAGGGCCTGGATGACTACATGGAGGCGCGCGAGGGCATGCACCTCAAGAACGTGGACTTCCGCGAATTCATGGTGGCCTTCCCCGACCCGGCCAGGCCGCCCTGGTACGCCTGCTCATCCGCCTTCTGGGCTGCGGCGCTGCTCACGCTGTCGTGGCCGCTGCGCGTGCTGGCCGAGTACCGCACGGCCTACGCGCACTACCACGTGGAGAAGCTTTTCGGCATGGAGGGCCCGAGCTCGGCCGGCGGCAGCGCGGGCGGCGGCCTCAGCCCCAGCGACGAGCTGCTGCCCCCGCTCACGCACCGCCTGCCGCGGGTCAACACGGTGGACAGCACGGAGCTCGAGTGGCACATCCGCTCCAACCAGCAGCTGGTGCCCAGCTACTCGGAGGCGGTGCTCATGGACCTGGCGGGGCTGGGCGCGCGCTGTGCTGGGGGCGCGGCGGGCGGCTACGCGCCCACGTGCCGCTACGGTGGGGTGGGTGGCCCAGGCGCAGCGGGCCTGGCCCCGTACCGGCGCAGCTGCGAGCACTGCCAGCGCGCCGTCAGCAGCTCGTCCATCTTCTCCCGCAGCGCTCTGAGCGTCTGCGCCAGCCCTCGTGCCGGACCGGGGCCCGGCGGCGGGGCGGGCTGCGGGGGCAGCCGCTTCTCCCTAGGCCGCCTCTACGGCTCCCGGCGCAGCTGCCTGTGGCGCAGCCGGAGCGGGAGTGTCAACGAGGCGAGCTGCCCCACCGAGCAGACGCGGCTGTCCAGCCAGGCCAGCATGGGGGACGACGAGGACGACGAAGATGAGGAGGAGGCCGGGCCGCCGCCGCCCTACCACGACGCCCTCTACTTCCCGGTGCTCATCGTACACCGGCAGGAGGGATGTCTGGGCCACGGCCACCGGCCGCTGCACCGCCACGGCTCCTGCGTAGAGACCTCACTGTGA
- the TMEM151B gene encoding transmembrane protein 151B isoform X2, protein MSPPGSAAGESGGGGGGGGGPGVPEEPTAAAAADEGPAREEQRPIQPSFTKSLCRESHWKCLLLSLLMYGCLGAVAWCHVTTVTRLTFSSAYQGNSLMYHDSPCSNGYVYIPLAFLLMLYAVYLVECWHCQARHELQHRVDVSSVRERVGRMQQATPCIWWKAISYHYVRRTRQVTRYRNGDAYTTTQVYHERVNTHVAEAEFDYERCGVRDVSKALVGLEGAPATRLRFTKCFSFASVEAENAYLCQRARFFAENEGLDDYMEAREGMHLKNVDFREFMVAFPDPARPPWYACSSAFWAAALLTLSWPLRVLAEYRTAYAHYHVEKLFGMEGPSSAGGSAGGGLSPSDELLPPLTHRLPRVNTVDSTELEWHIRSNQQLVPSYSEAVLMDLAGLGARCAGGAAGGYAPTCRYGGVGGPGAAGLAPYRRSCEHCQRAVSSSSIFSRSALSVCASPRAGPGPGGGAGCGGSRFSLGRLYGSRRSCLWRSRSGSVNEASCPTEQTRLSSQASMGDDEDDEDEEEAGPPPPYHDALYFPVLIVHRQEGCLGHGHRPLHRHGSCVETSL, encoded by the exons ATGTCCCCCCCTGGCTCGGCCGCGGGAgagagcggcggcggcggcggcggcggtggcggtcCCGGGGTCCCGGAGGAGCCcacggcggcggcagcggcggacGAGGGCCCCGCCCGAGAGGAG CAGCGTCCCATCCAGCCCTCTTTCACCAAGTCCCTCTGCCGTGAGTCCCACTGGAAGTGCCTGCTGCTCTCGCTGCTCATGTACGGCTGCCTGGGGGCCGTGGCCTGGTGCCACGTCACCACGGTGACCCGCCTCACCTTCAGCAGCGCCTACCAGGGCAACAGCCTCATGTACCACGACAGCCCCTGCTCCAACGGCTATGTCTACATCCCCCTGGCCTTCCTGCTCATGCTGTACGCTGTCTACCTGGTGGAGTGCTGGCATTGCCAAGCCCGCCACGAGCTGCAGCACCGCGTGGATGTGAGCAGCGTGCGGGAGCGCGTTGGCCGCATGCAGCAGGCCACGCCCTGTATCTGGTGGAAGGCCATCAGCTACCACTATGTCCGCCGCACCCGCCAGGTCACCCGATACCGCAATGGAGACGCCTACACCACCACCCAG GTCTACCATGAGCGCGTCAACACGCACGTGGCCGAGGCCGAGTTCGACTACGAGCGCTGTGGCGTCCGCGACGTGTCCAAGGCGCTGGTGGGGCTGGAGGGCGCGCCGGCCACGCGGCTGCGCTTCACCAAGTGCTTCAGCTTCGCCAGCGTGGAGGCCGAGAACGCGTACCTGTGCCAGCGCGCGCGCTTCTTCGCCGAGAACGAGGGCCTGGATGACTACATGGAGGCGCGCGAGGGCATGCACCTCAAGAACGTGGACTTCCGCGAATTCATGGTGGCCTTCCCCGACCCGGCCAGGCCGCCCTGGTACGCCTGCTCATCCGCCTTCTGGGCTGCGGCGCTGCTCACGCTGTCGTGGCCGCTGCGCGTGCTGGCCGAGTACCGCACGGCCTACGCGCACTACCACGTGGAGAAGCTTTTCGGCATGGAGGGCCCGAGCTCGGCCGGCGGCAGCGCGGGCGGCGGCCTCAGCCCCAGCGACGAGCTGCTGCCCCCGCTCACGCACCGCCTGCCGCGGGTCAACACGGTGGACAGCACGGAGCTCGAGTGGCACATCCGCTCCAACCAGCAGCTGGTGCCCAGCTACTCGGAGGCGGTGCTCATGGACCTGGCGGGGCTGGGCGCGCGCTGTGCTGGGGGCGCGGCGGGCGGCTACGCGCCCACGTGCCGCTACGGTGGGGTGGGTGGCCCAGGCGCAGCGGGCCTGGCCCCGTACCGGCGCAGCTGCGAGCACTGCCAGCGCGCCGTCAGCAGCTCGTCCATCTTCTCCCGCAGCGCTCTGAGCGTCTGCGCCAGCCCTCGTGCCGGACCGGGGCCCGGCGGCGGGGCGGGCTGCGGGGGCAGCCGCTTCTCCCTAGGCCGCCTCTACGGCTCCCGGCGCAGCTGCCTGTGGCGCAGCCGGAGCGGGAGTGTCAACGAGGCGAGCTGCCCCACCGAGCAGACGCGGCTGTCCAGCCAGGCCAGCATGGGGGACGACGAGGACGACGAAGATGAGGAGGAGGCCGGGCCGCCGCCGCCCTACCACGACGCCCTCTACTTCCCGGTGCTCATCGTACACCGGCAGGAGGGATGTCTGGGCCACGGCCACCGGCCGCTGCACCGCCACGGCTCCTGCGTAGAGACCTCACTGTGA